In Salarias fasciatus chromosome 20, fSalaFa1.1, whole genome shotgun sequence, a single window of DNA contains:
- the rab5if gene encoding GEL complex subunit OPTI: MTSSSKRKEESHLLNGGVKQSTWSKAFCSTAVWEEKDEFLDVIYWLRQIIAVILGVIWGVAPLKGFLGIAIFCIINAGVLYVYFSSFQQIDEEEYGGTWELTKEGFMTSFALFLVVWIIFYTALHFD; encoded by the exons ATGACGAGCAGCTCAAAGCGGAAAGAAGAAAGTCATCTGCTGAATGGGGGTGTAAAACAGTCCACATGGAGCAAAGCCTTCTGCAGTACTGCTGTCTGGGAGGAAAAG gATGAGTTTTTAGATGTGATCTACTGGCTCCGACAAATAATTGCAGTAATCCTTGGTGTGATATGGGGTGTTGCTCCGTTGAAAGGATTTCTGGGCATAGCCAT ATTCTGCATCATCAATGCGGGCGTCCTGTATGTATACTTCAGCAGCTTTCAGCAGATCGACGAGGAAGAGTATGGAGGCACGTGGGAACTCACCAAAGAAGGCTTCATGACATCTTTTGCCCTGTTTCTG GTGGTGTGGATAATCTTTTACACAGCTCTTCATTTTGACTGA
- the zhx3b gene encoding LOW QUALITY PROTEIN: zinc fingers and homeoboxes protein 3 (The sequence of the model RefSeq protein was modified relative to this genomic sequence to represent the inferred CDS: inserted 1 base in 1 codon): MASKRKSTTPCMIPSKIVHPSEEVQQDPPVLLRQSRISGGERHSPLDPGVSSKPDAGDTVKDGAGTYTCKPCNFETHDLNLFLDHVYTGHRDFRADPSFFCINCGVSSPKFEGLALHNARIHPSTLNTSLQLKKRDRRLVVEQSLMASADXGKDGEISITKTPIMRMLKGKSEPKRIVVPHPVPEAPSSDTPSVSTSTERKETAAVTVTHVPTIVHNGTTKVTLPSAIQIVNGSGALPMLKTPITQVVSVVQNRNFHHSAPTTASSNVSSTSSSSSSKNLPKVMIPLSSIPTYSASMDSSSFLKTSFSKFPYPTKAELCYLTVVTKFPEEQIKIWFTAQRLKQGISWSPEEIEEARRKMFNTIIQTTPSSSQSQSQSHHSAAQHTITVLPASLGAAGIPHILQGSLVGQGGVIVTQPVISNGIQVSSAPVALAVTPKPQAAARPMMQARPAAALVADKGISMMVGAVGSSSSTGSSVISSSTSSRSGGGAAGNVIGSSQASVINLSLGNGNHSGSKVSGVNGKHRSAGADSSDKSNSSSHVNDKNTGLSSNTSSSVVQSEQEAAVDSEDENADIETDRDTNGSSHKRNATSAGLDDLDLSARDSPPINLEEEASSPASKSSSPSPGSHSSSSSSRTPFSAFLDATFYKGKKSPEQLNALKDSFLSNQFPDQEEVDRLISLTGLTVREVRKWFSDRRYHFRNLKGPRTPGSQSKWGAGCGSSTPGSANPIDLSDGGSSSRAKTPQHSPDGLSPTAAPTPTSPTTPSRRHPRPPSPDFTAIRYKEREPHQVKALETSFALDPEPSSDEVDRLRSETKMTRREIHGWFAEKRKRVAAERKREEAERALREEEEESMEADGEEKHRDELKVNPIKINLKMLKVTEANGKPEGEAPDGPAIPPQSCNTPGSSPSAATATPTVKPKASHSPKPASVRGKKTVEQLHLLKQVYARTQWPSATQYDELITATGLPRPEVVRWFGDCRYVQKNGQLKWLEAYQTTALEEDLRKGNATVLQAHLDAHGRAEESQLQELAQSSGLTTDLVRHWFSSKASPSRIEPPAAPAAGRAKGIRPVSAGVAAEPQTTGSSPLEPQPGCGTAEDMEQSVCGATAAAEEKAKADEPVNAAQGTD; the protein is encoded by the exons ATGGCCAGCAAGAGGAAGTCAACGACCCCCTGTATGATCCCCAGCAAGATCGTCCACCCGTCGGAGGAGGTTCAGCAGGACCCTCCCGTTCTTCTCCGTCAGTCCAGGATTTCCGGAGGCGAGAGGCATAGCCCCCTCGACCCCGGAGTGTCTTCCAAACCAGACGCAGGGGACACTGTCAAAGATGGCGCTGGTACTTACACCTGTAAGCCTTGTAACTTTGAAACCCACGACCTTAACTTGTTCCTGGATCACGTCTACACAGGGCACCGAGACTTTCGCGCAGATCCCAGCTTCTTTTGCATTAACTGTGGCGTTTCGTCGCCCAAGTTCGAAGGGCTGGCCCTGCACAACGCACGAATTCATCCCAGCACTTTAAACACGtctctgcagctgaagaagagGGACCGGAGGTTGGTGGTGGAGCAGAGTCTGATGGCCAGCGCGG ACGGGAAGGACGGTGAGATTTCCATCACTAAAACCCCGATCATGAGGATGCTGAAGGGAAAATCGGAGCCGAAACGGATTGTGGTGCCGCACCCGGTCCCCGAGGCGCCTTCGTCAGACACGCCCTCGGTTTCGACgtccacagagagaaaagaaactgcTGCAGTAACTGTCACTCATGTTCCCACGATTGTCCACAATGGGACGACGAAGGTCACGCTGCCCTCAGCCATCCAGATAGTCAACGGCTCAGGAGCATTACCGATGCTGAAGACGCCAATCACACAG gtTGTATCAGTTGTTCAAAACAGGAACTTTCATCATTCTGCACCTACAACGGCCTCATCAAAtgtttcctccacttcctcatcttcatcctcgAAAAATCTCCCCAAA GTGATGATTCCTTTGAGCAGCATCCCGACCTACAGTGCCTCCATGGACTCCTCTTCCTTCCTGAAGACCTCCTTCAGTAAATTCCCGTACCCGACGAAGGCCGAGCTCTGCTACCTGACCGTGGTCACAAAGTTCCCCGAAGAGCAGATCAAGATCTGGTTCACGGCGCAGAGGCTGAAGCAGGGCATCAGCTGGTCGCCCGAGGAGATCGAGGAGGCCAGGAGGAAGATGTTCAACACCATCATCCAGACGACCCCCTCCAGCTCGCAGAGCCAGAGTCAGAGTCACCACAGCGCGGCTCAGCACACCATCACAGTCCTGCCGGCCTCGCTGGGCGCCGCGGGCATTCCTCACATCCTGCAGGGGTCCCTCGTGGGGCAAGGCGGTGTCATCGTCACGCAGCCCGTGATTTCGAACGGCATCCAGGTGAGCAGCGCCCCCGTGGCGCTGGCCGTCACCCCCAAGCCTCAGGCGGCGGCCCGTCCCATGATGCAGGCCCGGCCCGCGGCGGCCCTGGTGGCAGACAAAGGCATCAGCATGATGGTGGGGGCggtgggcagcagcagcagcacggggAGCAGCGTCAttagcagcagtaccagcagccgGAGTGGGGGAGGGGCCGCCGGTAATGTGATCGGTAGCAGCCAGGCGAGCGTCATCAATCTCAGTCTAGGAAATGGAAATCACAGCGGTTCAAAGGTGAGCGGCGTCAACGGGAAACACCGCAGCGCCGGCGCCGACTCCAGCGACAAGAGCAATAGTAGCAGCCACGTAAACGACAAGAACACTGGTCTCAGcagcaacaccagcagcagcgtcgTGCAGAGCGAGCAGGAGGCCGCCGTCGACAGCGAAGACGAGAACGCCGACATTGAAACAGACAGAGATACAAACGGTAGCAGCCACAAGAGAAACGCCACCAGCGCAGGCTTGGATGACCTCGACCTCTCCGCCCGCGACTCCCCACCCAtcaacctggaggaggaggcgtcttctcctgcttccaagtcctcctccccctcgcccGGCTCTCacagcagctcgtccagctcCCGGACGCCGTTCAGTGCTTTCCTGGACGCCACCTTCTACAAGGGCAAGAAGTCTCCGGAGCAGCTCAACGCCCTCAAAGACAGTTTTCTGTCCAACCAGTTTCCCgaccaggaggaggtggaccGCCTCATCTCCCTGACCGGGCTCACCGTGCGAGAGGTCCGCAAGTGGTTCAGCGACCGCCGCTACCACTTCCGCAACCTGAAAGGCCCACGCACACCGGGAAGTCAGAGCAAGTGGGGCGCTGGATGCGGTTCCAGTACGCCGGGGAGCGCCAACCCCATCGACCTGTCCGACGgcggcagcagctccagggccAAAACCCCCCAGCACAGCCCCGACGGCCTCAGCCCCACCGCCGCGCCCACGCCCACCTCTCCGACCACGCCTTCCCGCAGGCACCCCAGACCGCCCTCTCCTGATTTCACAGCGATCCGCTACAAAGAGAGGGAACCCCACCAG GTTAAGGCCTTAGAAACCAGCTTTGCCTTGGATCCCGAACCGTCAAGCGATGAAGTGGACCGCCTGCGATCGGAGACCAAGATGACCAGGAGGGAGATCCACGGCTGGTTTGccgagaagaggaagagagtggcggctgagaggaagagggaggaggcggagcgggcgctgagggaggaagaggaggagtcgaTGGAGGCGGACGGAGAGGAGAAGCACAGAGACGAACTCAAAGTCAACCCCATCAAAATAAACCTGAAGATGCTGAAGGTGACGGAGGCCAACGGGAAGCCGGAGGGCGAAGCGCCGGACGGCCCGGCGATACCCCCCCAGTCCTGCAACACGCCCGGCTCCTCGCCGAGCGCCGCCACCGCAACCCCCACCGTCAAACCCAAAGCGTCCCACTCCCCCAAGCCGGCGTCCGTCCGCGGCAAGAAGACggtggagcagctccacctgctgaagCAGGTCTACGCCCGCACGCAGTGGCCCAGCGCCACCCAGTACGACGAGCTGATCACCGCCACCGGCCTGCCCCGGCCCGAGGTGGTGCGCTGGTTCGGGGACTGTCGCTACGTGCAGAAGAACGGCCAGCTGAAGTGGCTGGAGGCGTACCAGACCACGGCcctggaggaggacctgaggaagGGGAACGCCACGGTCCTCCAGGCCCACCTGGACGCCCACGGCAGGGCGGAGGAGTCTCAG CTGCAGGAGTTGGCTCAGTCCAGCGGCCTCACCACAGACCTGGTGCGACACTGGTTCTCTTCCAAGGCGTCTCCGTCGAGGATCGAACCACCCGCCGCTCCCGCCGCCGGTCGCGCCAAGGGAATCCGACCAGTTTCGGCGGGCGTGGCGGCCGAGCCGCAGACGACGGGATCCTCCCCTCTGGAGCCGCAGCCGGGATGCGGGACGGCGGAGGACATGGAGCAGTCGGTGTGCGgcgccacggcggcggcggaggagaaaGCGAAAGCGGACGAGCCTGTGAACGCCGCTCAAG GAACCGATTGA